The region AGAATATGTGCTTCTTGTCTTGACTCCCTGTACAAGCACAGGCCGTtgtctttgatttttattttgttcctgACAAGATGCTGGAAAGATACCGGGAAGAGTACACCTCGTGCCCACAGCCCCCGTTCTGTTCTGCACCTCAAATCAGGTCATAGTCGAACGTTTCGGTTCACGTGGCAGAGCTGTGGCTCCTCCTGATGTCTCTGCACCCGTCCACTTAGTGTGGTCCAGAGCAGAGCTGCACGAACAGCAAAAAGGAGATGTTTTTCGAAGACCTACAAGCTCCACTGGAAAAGACACTGCCATGTCTGAATCAGCCTTTGTGGCACAAGCGTCTGCGTGTCCCTCTCAAGTTCGGGGAAAATGGCATCCAGTCTTGGAATTCCTTCACATCAGCCAATGGAGATGCATGTTCACAGATTGCAAGCTGGTTGAATTTGAACCCTCGTGGTAAGACAATTGCCTGACCAAGATTCTGAAGATTCTTGCTGTGGAGATGGTTCATTTTATATTTGAGTCTACATCTGCACTGAATGAAGATACGCAGGCCCTAGTCAGCACTCGGCACTCTTGACAAAAACGGACTTGGCTTTTCACTCCCCTTTAGGAATGCTCTAGGGACACAACACAAGTAAAGCAAAGCTTCCATTCACATTGGATTAAAATCTGCCCGTGAGTTGTACTTTGATGTTATCAGTTTCTACCTACATTTAACGCTGGTTTCTTCCctgagaaggaaaaatgaaattgaGATGATTTTGCTGTTGATGCCGGCAGGGTTATCAGTGCAGTCTGTTGAGATGTGGGGTGGTTCGGGGTAAGAAATTGATTCTGTTGCCTTCTCCGCCTGCGAGAAGGACAGTGCATCCATCCTTTAACACCTTCACCTCACCCACCTTCCCTCTCTAAtcacctttttttatttcttttccccccttcctTTCTCCTGTTGCATAACCTGCTCTGGTGCTGTCTGTCTGCTTTTAAGAGGCCCAGAGCCTCCCTGTCGTCTTCTCTTCTCAGTGATAACCTTCCATTCTAGAAACATCTACTAATGAACTCGCTGCTTCTCATACGGCTTTTTGCTGTTGCTCATAGTCCTGGGGTGTGCGCGCTCAGAGTGGGGCTCATTTTCTCTGCCTGCGATTGGATGGCTCCTGtgctgaaaacagcagaaatgctGAAGCACTTCTCTTCgcgttttgtgttttctctcacCATCCCTGCTGGATTGACAGTACGTCATAATCCcagattttaattttgccaATTGTTTACAGCTTTGTGTTCACTTTCTCTGCATTAATAGCAGATTTCAGATGCAGTCCCGAAACTCCAGAATAGCCTGTATTCTGTCTATGAAAGCAATTGTAAATTCCACAAGAAACTTTAAAGGAACCCTGCTATGAGCAGACTGCCCTGGGCCTGTGCCTTTGCTTGTGCTGTTACTGTTCCTCAAACCATgacttttcactttgttttcaaCTACATACATTAACAGTACTGTGAGAACTGTCAACTTCCATGTTCTAACCAGTGAAGGATGGTTCATGACAAGGAGGATTCTTTTTGTCAAGGACAGGTGTTGGAGTTTATGTTGCTGGTCAGATCGTATACGTGAGGTCCTGCACAGTGGGACGATGACAACTCTGGTAACTCTGGCCAACTGACTTTTGCTCCTTGTCAGCAGCAGTGGAAGCAGTGGGGGCAGCCACCCCAGTAGTCGCAGTAGCAGCCGTGAGAACAGTGGGAGTGGCAGTGTGGGCGTACCTATTGCTGTGCCAACTCCCTCCCCACCCAGCGCCTTCCCAGGTAGGTTCCGTGCTCTTTGGTTTGGTGGTCCACACTCTGGCTTGCCCTTTCTCTGCGCTATGTTGGAAGTGCTATTAGATGCTTACACCAGCTAACTCAGTGGTAATATAACTCTAAGAACTTGGACTCGAACaacattttgcattaaattacCTTTTTTGTTACTGCTTCTCTTGAATGAAACGCATCCATACTCTAAAAATTATACTGAAATAAAGTAAGAAGTCCTTGCAGAAAGATTTTaggaaaaaagactgaaatttgGAGTGCTTTTGACTTCATAATGAAACAAAATCTGGAAAATTTCTTCTGCTCCTGTATTAAACTTACACTTTCATGGTAAGGGCGGAATTTCAGGGAGCGTACACTGGCTGTCAAGTCTGCTCGGGCTACTTGTATTGCCATCCTTTTGTGGGGAAGCACTGTGCTGAAAATGTGCTGCTGTAAAGTTGTGATTTAGTAGAGTAAGAAAAGTGCAGGACGGTGGAGCTGGAGCAGGTGAGCAGTTTAAATGGAATGTCCTGGGGAAGCAGCAGTGTGGCTTGCTGTCGCcagtgaaaagcagcagttgtCCTTTACCAGAACACGAACAGGACACTTCCTTACCTCTTGGTTCCTTCTTTCTTCCCAACTCCTGTGTCCTCTCCttcttttctgttgtttcttaCTTTCTGAAGCCTCAACTGCTGGGGCTGCAGCTGCCTCTGCTGCCCTACCCAATCCTGCTCCCACCACCACTTCCTCTACCACTGTCACTGCCTCTAGCCCACCTAGTGCCCCACCACCCACCCCTAACCCTTCCCCTGTGCCCACTACTGAGGCACAAAAGCCTACTGCTGAAGCCTCCATTCCCTCTCAGCACCCCCCTTCTGCTGCTGCCGCCACCTCTACCACCAACACCACCCCTGCGCAAGGTGAGTGCTGCCCTTCCTCCACCATCTCAACTGGCCACCAACCCTCCATAGCTTCTGCCGTGATGTGTCCAAGATGATGCCCATGAGCAACACTCACGGACATATCTGTCCTGTGCtccaatgtggtcctgttgggtCGTGAAAACCTCATATTGTTCTTTCACTTCTTGTTCCATCTTTCTTCTGCCATTGTCCACCTGCCTGAAAACCACTGTTatggcagtgttttttttttttttttttttttttttttttttttttttaaaataaccatGTTACCTGTTTCTCAGAAATCAAATGATGTActggggatggatggatggagctgaTTGAAGGGAACATTTCAAGACTTGCTTTGTGTTCTGTACCTGACACGTTGAGGTCCAATTCCCTGTAGCAGGAGCAGTAGTAGTGCAACAGAGAtgccaatattttttttttttttaattttttttttatttaaattctagGCTTCACTCCTGGAAACTTCACAGGAATGAACATACTGTTTCCTAAGTGCTTAAAATCTGGCCTTTTGTAATCTTCTCTTCATACGAGTACCTATAattttccaatttaaaaaatggtttgaaGTACAGTAGGAGGTTTCATTAATTTGTGGAAATTGTATTTTGCATACATTTTGGCACTCATAGCTGTAGCATACTGTAATTTTGGACGTGTTTAATGGGTCTATGTAAAGGACAGTCTTAGTGATGGACATATGACCCTCTGAGATGATGTGAAGGACAGCCATGGCGTGTTGGGCTGGTGTGCAGTGTTACATGGGGGTAATGAACAGAACTTAATTTGAGGGTTGTGGACTACAGGactatatgtgtgtatgtgaatgtgtgtttttttttttttttttcttttttccccctcccccccctctgTGTGTGCTACATATATCCAGTTCCTGCAGAACTCATCTGCCTGCTTGCTGTTCATGTGTAATCCTCCTTTTGTGTGGTTTTGCTGACATCAGACCAGCACATCATCTCATCATGTTGCATGCAAGCTTTGCATGGATAATGTTGAATGGTAATTTAAAAGGGTTGGAGACTAGGATGAAAGGGATCACAGTTGCTGTTTTTAAGAGAATACTGTCTTGCAAATGAGTCACCAGTCAGACTGGATTCTGCTCAGCTACAGAACTTATGCTGTTAATGAAACATTTCTCTCCAAGATTGGAATTCAAATGAGTGCTGGATATGGGAACCAGTTCACTGAACTCTGAAGTGTAATTCCTTCTTTTAACAAAGACTAAAGATGTTTTGGAGTCCTAAGTTCTATAGCAGGGCTGGCAAACTAATTTTTAGAAGCTGCGGTGGCTGTAGGTATTTGTGTTGCTATGTTCTATTTGTCAGGTTGAATCCTATCCAAAATATGACATTGAGTGATTAACTGCGAGTTaagaaataaaaccagaaaTTCCACTGGTTTTGGAGGCCTAGAGTTCATAGCCCATGGCCCAGTCTTTTTTCcacagatggatggacagcTCCGTGAAGGGAACAGCAGTACCACCCACACTCATGTTTATGTTACAGGTACCGCTCCTCAGTTCTACAGCATGAATCGACCAGTGTCCCGACACAACCCCCCTGCTGTTGGAGGGTCCCTGCCATACCGCCGCCCCCCCTCTGTCACAGGCCAACCCAATCTGCCCCAGAGCCAGGCCAACGGGGGGCCCTACTACAACCAGAACCAAGGTATAGTAAGAGAAGCAcctcattttaaatgttgacatttGTAATACCCTCACAAAAGGCACTGGCTACATAGTtggtattttctgtgttttcaaaaataaaagttcaagGCATAAACATTATTATGCGATTTGACTTGGTGAGCAGCATAGCAAGTAAGTACACTGTGTATTAAAGTTCTTGGACTGAAGGAACTGCAGAGCAgaggaaaaactgaatgaaGTTGAATGctgaatgaattatttttttttttttttttaaaagttctgtTCAATGTCAATGGTCATCATGGGGTCACTGTTGTTTGCTCTTTGTTTGTAAAGGCGCTTGTTTTTCATTGTCTGTCTGCATACTAAACTAATGGCTCTCTTGTCTCTATGCTTCCTGtctctcctccttccttcatcctcctctccctccatctcccccccccccaattcacCCACCCGCTCTCCCGCTGTCACATCATCCACGGATATTGTCTCTCCACGGTCCCTTCCCGTCcgctctcttcctctccccacACTTGTACTTGGCGTGGGGAAACAGGCTCGctcgccccccctcccccttccattCTGCAGATCACTCCACAGCTCCCCCTGGTGGGCTTCGTGGCTCGGGTTCAAGAGACCAGTAAGTGGCTTGAAGCACGGCTTCCCAACAGGAGTCAGTTTCTCTGCACAAAGCACCACGTTTGCCCACCTGTCTGTACAGTGGTGTCACAATATAGAACATCCGCATGCTTTGCTTATAGCTCAGATGCCAATGTTGTATTTAGACTCATGCCTTGAGTGCTAAGTCTATTTAAATTATAGTTAAAATATAAAGaacaataaaggaaaacaaaccgGAGAAAAGAAACCTTAAAATACCCTTTGTTCCTTTAACTCATTCTTTTAGCCTTTAGTGGCTGAAATCTGTCCAGTGCACAGTACTGAGGAGAGCTTCTACTGTTTATCTGTATATGTACTCATGTTGTACAGCCCTGTGTGACTCCTGCTTTTGTTCTAACACATAGCGTGACAGTGGAATGACTGTCACAGGTCCTGTTTtcccttgtgctgttttgtcatGTTGTACTCTCATTTTTCATCCATGTTTGCTTCTTTCATCTTTTAGATGGCATatagaaaatgctgtttttctagAAAAAAGCTTCCACATTGCTTTAGCATCTGTCAGGCTGTAGTGAAATGTTCTGAGGCTGACATGCTGTAGGAAAATGCATCTGATGCACTTGGGATGCCTGGTCCACCTCTGTGGAATATGGTACTTTACTCTTGCTAGTTTCATTTTTCCGTTGATGAGTTTCTTCGCAACACCTCTCTCTGTATAAACTGTAGTCTCAGATgctcccccaccaccccctcctTCAGACGAGTCGGTGTTTCAAGAGTCAcctccaccaccccctcccccagaaGACTACGAGGAGGAGGAATCGGCTGTGGTGGAGTACAGCGATCCCTATGCAGAAGAGGACCCGCCCTGGGCCCCACGTACCTacttggagaaaggtgtgtCCTCTACTTTATTTGctctttagtttttctttttccttctcttgttGGTCATCTTTCTGATTTCTCTGGTTGTGTCTGATCTCGTGGTGCCTGTGGTCATCAGTGGTAGCAATCTACGACTACACAAGAGACAAGGAAGATGAGCTGTCATTCCAGGAGGGCGCCATCATATATGTGATCAAGAAGAACGATGACGGCTGGTACGAGGGTGTAATGAGTGGTACCACAGGGCTCTTCCCTGGCAACTATGTGGAGTCAATCATGCACTACAATGAGTGATGTTCAGGGGGTGACCTTACccatcatacacacatttacacacaatggATTGATAATCTGAGAGGGCATAAAACAACAGTTGTAATGGGGTGGGGGAATTGTGCATTATTAATGAAGAACAAATAATAGTGACCCTAAAATCAAAACACATGGACAGTTATAACAAGAAAAACAGCTATTTCCATATGTTTAAATGAGAAGTTGCATTGAAGTGGATTATTGTGGTTGTTAAACTATTGCCTCTTGTGTAACAGGGAGAGAACAAGAAATCCAGGGTTACTATTCTTTGGTTTCCCTCCTGTTTTTACCTTGAtcttttttttggtcatctGAAGCTTGACTGGCACCCATCGCCTACGTTGGGGTTGACCGATGCCTCCACgtagtgcattgtgggagaaaggatgcaaaatgacaaaaggGAATATCTGTTGTAATTATGCTGCCAATGTTGTTTGCCAAGGTCACATGTGGGCCAAATGAAATACTGTCCCCTCCCCAATCAAGTTCTACacctctgtctctgtgctttaAGAGTTGAAATGTTTACACATATTCCACATGGGGAAATGGTTTGTGTGTATCCCATCTCCTTTATCAAACAGGTTGGCTGTTGTATAATAAATAACGCCATGTTTAAGCCAGATATTTCTTATTGAGATATTATGATTTCTCATTCAGAATAGCACACTATACCCAAGTTGATTGGATAGTTAATTTTCAGGTAGAGGATTCTCTCTGAGGTGAAGAGGAGTACTGATAATCTTATCTGTATTCAGACTCATTCTTGGTGTACCACCTTGTTCTGGCCTTCCATTAATAGTAccaaaaataaattctgcagTAACCTGCAGAGACAGCCTTTCTCATGTTTTAACAGGAAGTGGAGAATCGGTCAACCCTCACTCATATGCAGTACTAAGTTGTATAGGTAACCTTGTTgactttgtttaatttttgtacatttaaatgattcctttttttttttttttttttgttctttcgtGTAGTGGATTTAATCAAACAGCCCATTTGACTTTCAGCTATTGTGTATAGTGTTTCATAGACTGCATGCTCTAATAAAACAGATCTTCAAatgatttattcacatttcaccacatttgtttattttgactCTTGCTGTTAGCTTTTTGTTGCTCATCAGCAATTGTGGGCAGCAGTGCTCACCACCATTCAATGTCATATTGCTTTGGTGGAAAGTAAAGTGCCATACAGTGTTGTTCTTCAGTGTTGTGTAATGTTATAAATGTGTGTGcctgtctgcgtgtgtgtggcaCTTTACAGTACTGACCAATCTTTTTGTTCAGCTCAACCAACTTATGGACCATAAGTCATTTCCTTTCTCATCACATAAACATGAACCTGTAATTTGTGTTTCAGAATATTAACgggtattaaaaaataatttatatatatacatatacaatacacacacaacacagggaCATTTACAAGTCATCACATAGCTTCCCAATAATATTTACACATAAATTTCAGGTGGATAAAGACAAACTGTCAAATTAGGAAATTTGTTCCATCTCATGTTGCACAGTAGTATTTGAGCCAAAACTGGATTACTGCTGCGATGAAATGAAAGCTAAATGTATCCATGGGTATTTGCAATAATTCCAGGTATGTGATGATCTGAAATATCTAATTTTGTATGATTTTCATTATTGAAAGCACACTGTTTTGTAGACAGGATTATGTAAGAATAAGAAATTACCTGaacaaataatgtatttttgtttgtctaGGTACTCgtgagtttggagaggccaatTAGAGCCACACAGTGTCATGAAAATTATGATCACGCCAAAACAACAAAGATCAAACTTGTTGATAGGTCATATTAGGGGTAATACAGAAACTTGCCCCAAAGACTAAGATGTTTATTTCAAAGTGTGAGGTTAGGTGGGCTTGCCTGTTTCCTCGCGCGTGAAGGTGCAATGTTTATCTCTGTGTCCAAACTTTTTCTTAAAAGTGGTTTGGTACTTGTGACTATTGCATGTCGTTGTTCTGTCGTTTTGCACTCATTGATATCTGTAGCGGAGCGACAAGAGCGCTGCCCCAAAACTGGACACAAGTCAGGGGCCACAAGCAACTGGCTTAGTGCACAGCGGTTAACATGTGACCCTTGACTCTTAGTCAGCGGGCAGGTGTCAAACCAGTTATGGGCAGAGGAACCGGCATCTTAAGAAAAGTTCAATAAAATTACTATTGAAAATAAGTTTCctagcatctttttttttttttttctcgactcagaggggggaagcggtgttccacaaacactgtttacagtggaagtggtgcgctgctgacctcagctgaggatgttctcgggcggtggaaggagtactttgaggatctcctcaatctctccgacacgccttccgtagaggaagctgaggctggggacttggagggggactcgtccattaccctggctgaagttgctgaggtagtcaaaaaactcctcggtggcaaggcttcaggggtggatgagatccgccccgagtttctcaagtctctggatgttgtggggctgtcttggctgacacgcctctgcagcatcgcgtggagttcgggaacggtgcctctggactggcagaccggggtggtggtccctctttttaagaagggggaccggagattgtgttccaactacagggggatcacactccttagcctccctgggaaagtctatgccagggtactggagaggagaatccgaccgatagtcgaacctcggattcaggaggagcaatgcggttttcgccctggccgtggaacactggaccagctctataccctcactagggtgctggagggttcgtg is a window of Scleropages formosus chromosome 14, fSclFor1.1, whole genome shotgun sequence DNA encoding:
- the LOC108918381 gene encoding abl interactor 2 isoform X5; translated protein: MAELQMLLEEEIPAGRRALLDSFTNLERVAEYCESNYIQSVDKHRALEETKNYTTQSLASVAYLINTLANNVLQMLDIQASQLRRMESSINHISQTVDIHKEKVARREIGILTTNKNTSRTHKIIAPANPERPVRYIRKPIDFNVLDDIGHGVKWLLRFKVSTQNMKMGGLPRTNPPTQKPPSPPVPGKGTIGRHSPYRTLEPVRPPVVPNDYVPSPTRNLAPAQHQSPVRTASVNQRNRTYSSGSSGGSHPSSRSSSRENSGSGSVGVPIAVPTPSPPSAFPASTAGAAAASAALPNPAPTTTSSTTVTASSPPSAPPPTPNPSPVPTTEAQKPTAEASIPSQHPPSAAAATSTTNTTPAQGTAPQFYSMNRPVSRHNPPAVGGSLPYRRPPSVTGQPNLPQSQANGGPYYNQNQDESVFQESPPPPPPPEDYEEEESAVVEYSDPYAEEDPPWAPRTYLEKVVAIYDYTRDKEDELSFQEGAIIYVIKKNDDGWYEGVMSGTTGLFPGNYVESIMHYNE
- the LOC108918381 gene encoding abl interactor 2 isoform X7, whose product is MAELQMLLEEEIPAGRRALLDSFTNLERVAEYCESNYIQSVDKHRALEETKNYTTQSLASVAYLINTLANNVLQMLDIQASQLRRMESSINHISQTVDIHKEKVARREIGILTTNKNTSRTHKIIAPANPERPVRYIRKPIDFNVLDDIGHGVKVSTQNMKMGGLPRTNPPTQKPPSPPVPGKGTIGRHSPYRTLEPVRPPVVPNDYVPSPTRNLAPAQHQSPVRTASVNQRNRTYSSGSSGGSHPSSRSSSRENSGSGSVGVPIAVPTPSPPSAFPGTAPQFYSMNRPVSRHNPPAVGGSLPYRRPPSVTGQPNLPQSQANGGPYYNQNQGSLAPPPPSILQITPQLPLVGFVARVQETISDAPPPPPPSDESVFQESPPPPPPPEDYEEEESAVVEYSDPYAEEDPPWAPRTYLEKVVAIYDYTRDKEDELSFQEGAIIYVIKKNDDGWYEGVMSGTTGLFPGNYVESIMHYNE
- the LOC108918381 gene encoding abl interactor 2 isoform X2; this translates as MAELQMLLEEEIPAGRRALLDSFTNLERVAEYCESNYIQSVDKHRALEETKNYTTQSLASVAYLINTLANNVLQMLDIQASQLRRMESSINHISQTVDIHKEKVARREIGILTTNKNTSRTHKIIAPANPERPVRYIRKPIDFNVLDDIGHGVKVSTQNMKMGGLPRTNPPTQKPPSPPVPGKGTIGRHSPYRTLEPVRPPVVPNDYVPSPTRNLAPAQHQSPVRTASVNQRNRTYSSGSSGGSHPSSRSSSRENSGSGSVGVPIAVPTPSPPSAFPASTAGAAAASAALPNPAPTTTSSTTVTASSPPSAPPPTPNPSPVPTTEAQKPTAEASIPSQHPPSAAAATSTTNTTPAQGTAPQFYSMNRPVSRHNPPAVGGSLPYRRPPSVTGQPNLPQSQANGGPYYNQNQGSLAPPPPSILQITPQLPLVGFVARVQETISDAPPPPPPSDESVFQESPPPPPPPEDYEEEESAVVEYSDPYAEEDPPWAPRTYLEKVVAIYDYTRDKEDELSFQEGAIIYVIKKNDDGWYEGVMSGTTGLFPGNYVESIMHYNE
- the LOC108918381 gene encoding abl interactor 2 isoform X1, with amino-acid sequence MAELQMLLEEEIPAGRRALLDSFTNLERVAEYCESNYIQSVDKHRALEETKNYTTQSLASVAYLINTLANNVLQMLDIQASQLRRMESSINHISQTVDIHKEKVARREIGILTTNKNTSRTHKIIAPANPERPVRYIRKPIDFNVLDDIGHGVKWLLRFKVSTQNMKMGGLPRTNPPTQKPPSPPVPGKGTIGRHSPYRTLEPVRPPVVPNDYVPSPTRNLAPAQHQSPVRTASVNQRNRTYSSGSSGGSHPSSRSSSRENSGSGSVGVPIAVPTPSPPSAFPASTAGAAAASAALPNPAPTTTSSTTVTASSPPSAPPPTPNPSPVPTTEAQKPTAEASIPSQHPPSAAAATSTTNTTPAQGTAPQFYSMNRPVSRHNPPAVGGSLPYRRPPSVTGQPNLPQSQANGGPYYNQNQGSLAPPPPSILQITPQLPLVGFVARVQETISDAPPPPPPSDESVFQESPPPPPPPEDYEEEESAVVEYSDPYAEEDPPWAPRTYLEKVVAIYDYTRDKEDELSFQEGAIIYVIKKNDDGWYEGVMSGTTGLFPGNYVESIMHYNE
- the LOC108918381 gene encoding abl interactor 2 isoform X4; this translates as MAELQMLLEEEIPAGRRALLDSFTNLERVAEYCESNYIQSVDKHRALEETKNYTTQSLASVAYLINTLANNVLQMLDIQASQLRRMESSINHISQTVDIHKEKVARREIGILTTNKNTSRTHKIIAPANPERPVRYIRKPIDFNVLDDIGHGVKWLLRFKVSTQNMKMGGLPRTNPPTQKPPSPPVPGKGTIGRHSPYRTLEPVRPPVVPNDYVPSPTRNLAPAQHQSPVRTASVNQRNRTYSSGSSGGSHPSSRSSSRENSGSGSVGVPIAVPTPSPPSAFPASTAGAAAASAALPNPAPTTTSSTTVTASSPPSAPPPTPNPSPVPTTEAQKPTAEASIPSQHPPSAAAATSTTNTTPAQGTAPQFYSMNRPVSRHNPPAVGGSLPYRRPPSVTGQPNLPQSQANGGPYYNQNQVSDAPPPPPPSDESVFQESPPPPPPPEDYEEEESAVVEYSDPYAEEDPPWAPRTYLEKVVAIYDYTRDKEDELSFQEGAIIYVIKKNDDGWYEGVMSGTTGLFPGNYVESIMHYNE
- the LOC108918381 gene encoding abl interactor 2 isoform X3, which gives rise to MAELQMLLEEEIPAGRRALLDSFTNLERVAEYCESNYIQSVDKHRALEETKNYTTQSLASVAYLINTLANNVLQMLDIQASQLRRMESSINHISQTVDIHKEKVARREIGILTTNKNTSRTHKIIAPANPERPVRYIRKPIDFNVLDDIGHGVKWLLRFKVSTQNMKMGGLPRTNPPTQKPPSPPVPGKGTIGRHSPYRTLEPVRPPVVPNDYVPSPTRNLAPAQHQSPVRTASVNQRNRTYSSGSSGGSHPSSRSSSRENSGSGSVGVPIAVPTPSPPSAFPASTAGAAAASAALPNPAPTTTSSTTVTASSPPSAPPPTPNPSPVPTTEAQKPTAEASIPSQHPPSAAAATSTTNTTPAQGTAPQFYSMNRPVSRHNPPAVGGSLPYRRPPSVTGQPNLPQSQANGGPYYNQNQGSLAPPPPSILQITPQLPLVGFVARVQETNESVFQESPPPPPPPEDYEEEESAVVEYSDPYAEEDPPWAPRTYLEKVVAIYDYTRDKEDELSFQEGAIIYVIKKNDDGWYEGVMSGTTGLFPGNYVESIMHYNE